The proteins below are encoded in one region of Clostridium estertheticum:
- a CDS encoding tagaturonate reductase, giving the protein MNLNKETYKEYKQYPERVLQFGEGNFLRAFVDWQIDKMNKEAGFNGSVVVVQPIENGLVDKLNEQDGLYTLYLQGMNEGKAIAEHSVINSISRGLNPYTQHDEYMKIAENKDLRFVFSNTTEAGIAYDENDKLEDKPQKSFPGKLTALLYNRFKFFNGQKDKGLIMIPCELIDRNGDKLKEIILKYAKLWNLEGEFALWINEANTFCSTLVDRIVPGYPRDTIKEITEELGYVDNLVVVGEHFHLFIIEGPKWIENEFPASKAGLNVMFVEAMAPYRTRKVRILNGSHTSLVPVSYLYGLNTVAESVDHEVIGKFIRDTIYEEIIPTLDLPKEELSYYAKVVLERFMNPFVKHYLMSISLNSMSKYETRDLPSLLQFVKVKNELPKRLVFSLAALMEFYKGKRGEEIIKLSDDVDVLELYKTQWDKCDGSEVGLRKLVTTILAYKKVWKMDLNEVKGLTEAVTHNLLNIEKNGIKEAIKEVL; this is encoded by the coding sequence ATGAATTTAAATAAAGAGACATATAAGGAATATAAACAGTATCCTGAAAGAGTGCTTCAATTTGGAGAAGGAAATTTTTTAAGAGCTTTTGTTGATTGGCAAATTGATAAAATGAATAAAGAAGCAGGATTTAATGGTAGTGTAGTAGTAGTTCAACCTATTGAAAATGGTTTAGTAGATAAATTAAACGAGCAAGATGGTCTATATACTTTATACTTACAAGGCATGAACGAAGGTAAAGCAATTGCAGAGCATTCAGTAATTAATAGCATAAGCCGTGGTTTAAATCCTTATACACAGCATGATGAATATATGAAGATTGCTGAAAATAAAGATTTAAGATTTGTATTCTCAAATACAACAGAAGCAGGAATTGCATATGATGAAAACGATAAGCTAGAAGACAAACCTCAAAAAAGTTTCCCAGGAAAATTAACAGCACTTTTATATAATAGATTTAAATTTTTTAACGGACAAAAGGATAAGGGATTAATAATGATTCCTTGTGAGCTAATTGACAGAAATGGTGATAAACTTAAAGAAATAATTCTTAAGTATGCTAAACTTTGGAATTTAGAAGGAGAGTTTGCTCTTTGGATAAATGAAGCTAATACTTTTTGTTCAACACTTGTTGATAGAATAGTTCCAGGTTATCCAAGAGATACTATAAAAGAGATAACAGAGGAACTTGGATACGTGGATAATTTAGTTGTTGTTGGAGAGCATTTTCACCTTTTCATTATAGAAGGACCAAAATGGATTGAAAATGAATTCCCAGCAAGTAAAGCAGGCCTTAATGTTATGTTCGTTGAAGCAATGGCCCCATATAGAACAAGAAAAGTAAGAATACTTAATGGATCACATACATCACTCGTACCAGTATCATATCTTTATGGTTTAAATACAGTTGCAGAATCTGTTGACCATGAAGTAATTGGTAAATTTATTCGCGACACAATTTATGAAGAAATAATTCCTACATTAGATCTTCCTAAAGAAGAGTTATCATATTATGCAAAAGTTGTTCTTGAAAGATTTATGAATCCTTTTGTTAAACATTATTTAATGAGTATCTCTTTAAATTCAATGTCTAAATATGAAACAAGAGATTTACCTTCATTATTACAATTTGTAAAAGTAAAGAATGAATTACCAAAAAGATTAGTATTTTCTTTAGCTGCACTTATGGAATTTTATAAAGGCAAAAGAGGAGAAGAAATAATCAAATTATCTGATGATGTTGATGTTTTAGAACTTTATAAAACTCAGTGGGATAAATGTGATGGAAGTGAAGTAGGGTTAAGAAAGCTTGTAACTACAATACTTGCATACAAGAAAGTTTGGAAAATGGACTTAAATGAAGTTAAAGGCTTAACAGAAGCAGTAACACATAATTTATTAAACATTGAAAAAAATGGAATTAAAGAAGCTATTAAAGAAGTTCTTTAA
- a CDS encoding rhomboid family intramembrane serine protease, producing the protein MLAKLKKIQYNSPVILTFTGLALASYLLSYLTNGMLNRVIFSNYRTSFLDPMQYIRLFSYILGHANWDHFSGNFIIILIIGPMLEEKYGSKVLVQLILVTALVTGLINTIFSNDALLGASGIVYMFIILSSFTNAQKGKIPLTLIIVFFVFIGREIFAGAFSQDNISQFAHIIGGICGALFAFKIEHKKHV; encoded by the coding sequence ATGCTTGCGAAACTAAAGAAAATACAGTATAATTCACCAGTCATATTAACTTTTACGGGTCTAGCACTTGCTAGCTATTTATTAAGTTATTTAACAAATGGAATGCTTAATAGAGTGATATTTTCAAATTACAGAACTTCTTTCCTGGATCCAATGCAATATATAAGACTATTTTCTTATATATTGGGTCATGCTAATTGGGATCACTTTTCTGGTAATTTTATAATAATTCTAATAATAGGACCAATGCTCGAAGAAAAGTATGGTTCAAAAGTTTTAGTACAATTAATACTCGTAACAGCTTTAGTTACAGGTTTAATAAATACGATTTTCTCAAATGATGCACTTCTAGGGGCGAGTGGTATTGTTTATATGTTTATTATTTTAAGTTCATTTACAAATGCACAGAAGGGGAAAATTCCATTAACTTTAATTATTGTGTTTTTTGTATTCATTGGTAGAGAGATTTTTGCAGGAGCTTTTTCTCAGGATAATATATCTCAATTTGCACATATTATAGGCGGAATATGTGGAGCACTATTTGCATTTAAAATTGAGCATAAAAAACATGTATAA
- a CDS encoding LacI family DNA-binding transcriptional regulator: MEVTIKDIAKIANVSHTTVSRALNNSPFISDLTKAKIMTIAKELNYVPNYSAKSLVLNRSYNIGLIFTTISEATSSRFFYETISGVNSAIKESYNIVVRGIDDYKDFTSVNRKRFDGIILMSQSNSDNSFIYYLMEKKIPLVVLNRYIDESSIVNILSSDKKGVYEAVNYLIQNGHKDIAIIEGKKGFNSTTERKNGFLDALIENKIQINSKYIVEGNYTIGSGYTAMKKLLCLSEIPTAVFCSNDEMAIGAMKATAEAGLNVPNDISIMGFDGMQLGDYLTPALTTVRRPIIEISKRGAEKLLSIIENNTDDGEKIYISTELIKRDSVAKLT, from the coding sequence ATGGAAGTTACAATAAAAGACATAGCTAAAATTGCCAATGTTTCACATACTACTGTTTCGAGAGCGTTAAATAACAGTCCTTTTATAAGTGACCTGACTAAGGCTAAAATAATGACAATAGCAAAAGAACTTAATTATGTGCCAAATTATAGCGCTAAAAGTTTGGTTTTAAATAGATCTTATAACATAGGACTTATTTTTACAACTATTAGTGAAGCAACTTCATCAAGGTTCTTTTATGAAACTATAAGTGGTGTTAATAGTGCTATAAAAGAAAGTTATAATATAGTCGTTAGAGGAATTGATGATTATAAAGATTTTACTTCTGTTAACCGCAAAAGATTTGACGGTATAATACTTATGAGTCAAAGTAATAGCGATAATTCTTTTATATACTATTTAATGGAGAAAAAAATACCATTGGTAGTGCTTAACAGGTATATAGATGAAAGTTCTATAGTGAATATATTATCATCAGACAAAAAAGGTGTATATGAAGCTGTAAACTATCTAATACAAAATGGACATAAAGATATAGCTATAATTGAAGGTAAAAAGGGATTTAATTCTACTACAGAAAGAAAAAATGGATTTTTAGATGCATTAATTGAAAATAAAATACAAATAAATAGCAAATATATAGTTGAAGGAAATTATACTATTGGAAGTGGATATACGGCCATGAAAAAGTTACTCTGTTTAAGTGAAATTCCAACAGCGGTATTTTGCTCAAATGATGAAATGGCAATTGGGGCAATGAAGGCTACAGCTGAGGCAGGCCTTAATGTTCCAAATGATATTTCAATTATGGGGTTTGATGGAATGCAGCTGGGTGATTATTTAACACCAGCGCTAACTACTGTTAGAAGACCTATTATTGAAATAAGTAAGAGAGGTGCAGAAAAACTTTTATCTATTATAGAAAATAATACTGACGATGGCGAAAAAATATACATTAGTACAGAGCTTATTAAAAGGGATTCTGTTGCTAAATTAACATAA
- a CDS encoding sugar kinase — protein sequence MGKFITFGEIMLRLAPAGFERFAQAKEFGAVYGGGEANVAVSLANYGKDAYFVTKLPKHEIGQAAVNELRKYGVSSSMIVRGGDRVGIYYCEKGASQRPSKVIYDRAYSAIAEAKREDFNWKEIFNGAEWFHFTGITPALSDECAAITLDAVKAAKEAGVMVSCDLNFRKKLWSSEKAGKVMGEIVKYCDVVIANEEDAEKVFGISAEGTDITGGTINGEGYKEVARKLTDRFNLKYVAITLRESFSASDNGWSAMLYNGKEFYSSKKYRMHIVDRVGGGDSFGAGLIYGLTSGLTNQDALEYAVAASCLKHTVEGDFNLVSKDEVETLMNGDASGRVQR from the coding sequence ATGGGAAAATTTATAACATTCGGTGAAATAATGCTTAGACTTGCACCAGCTGGTTTTGAAAGATTTGCACAAGCAAAAGAATTTGGAGCAGTTTATGGTGGCGGAGAAGCAAATGTTGCTGTTTCACTTGCAAACTATGGTAAGGATGCATACTTTGTAACAAAACTACCAAAACATGAAATAGGTCAAGCAGCAGTAAATGAACTTAGAAAATATGGTGTAAGTTCTAGTATGATAGTACGTGGTGGAGATAGAGTAGGTATTTATTATTGTGAAAAAGGAGCATCTCAAAGACCTTCTAAAGTAATTTACGATAGAGCTTATTCAGCTATTGCAGAAGCAAAAAGAGAAGATTTTAATTGGAAAGAGATATTTAATGGCGCAGAATGGTTCCATTTTACAGGAATAACACCTGCTTTATCTGATGAATGTGCAGCTATAACACTAGATGCAGTAAAAGCAGCTAAAGAAGCTGGAGTTATGGTAAGTTGTGATTTGAATTTTAGAAAAAAACTTTGGAGCAGTGAAAAAGCTGGTAAAGTAATGGGAGAAATAGTTAAGTACTGTGATGTAGTTATAGCAAATGAAGAAGATGCAGAAAAAGTCTTTGGAATTAGTGCAGAAGGAACAGATATAACAGGTGGAACAATCAATGGTGAAGGTTATAAAGAAGTTGCAAGAAAACTTACAGATAGATTTAACTTAAAGTATGTTGCGATTACACTTCGTGAAAGTTTTTCTGCTTCAGATAATGGTTGGTCTGCAATGTTATATAATGGTAAAGAATTCTATAGTTCTAAAAAATATAGAATGCATATAGTAGATAGAGTTGGTGGCGGAGATTCATTTGGTGCTGGTCTTATATATGGTTTAACATCAGGTTTAACAAATCAAGATGCTCTTGAATATGCAGTTGCAGCTTCTTGCCTTAAGCATACTGTAGAAGGAGATTTCAATCTTGTATCAAAAGATGAAGTAGAGACACTTATGAACGGTGATGCTTCTGGAAGGGTGCAAAGATAA
- a CDS encoding bifunctional 4-hydroxy-2-oxoglutarate aldolase/2-dehydro-3-deoxy-phosphogluconate aldolase has translation MERIKIVQKLTEYGIVAVIRANSKEEGVKIVDAVTKGGINAIEVTMTVPGAIDVIKELTEIYKDNAEVLIGAGTVLDPETARACILAGAKYIVSPSLNPETIKLCNRYRIAVMPGIMTVKEAIEALELGVEIVKVFPGNVFGPQIISSLKGPLPQANFMPTGGVSLDNVKDWIKAGAVAVGTGGDLTRGAKTGDYKLVTETAAKFVEAVKKARA, from the coding sequence ATGGAAAGAATAAAAATAGTACAAAAATTAACAGAATATGGAATCGTGGCAGTTATTAGAGCAAACTCTAAAGAAGAAGGCGTAAAAATTGTAGATGCTGTTACAAAAGGCGGAATTAATGCAATTGAAGTTACAATGACAGTACCAGGTGCAATAGACGTAATAAAAGAATTAACTGAAATATATAAAGATAATGCAGAAGTACTTATTGGAGCAGGAACAGTACTAGATCCTGAGACTGCAAGAGCATGTATTTTAGCTGGAGCAAAATATATAGTAAGCCCAAGCTTAAATCCAGAAACTATAAAATTGTGTAATAGATATAGAATTGCTGTTATGCCAGGAATTATGACAGTAAAAGAAGCTATCGAAGCACTAGAACTTGGAGTTGAAATAGTAAAAGTATTCCCAGGAAATGTTTTTGGACCACAAATAATAAGTTCTTTAAAGGGACCATTACCACAAGCTAACTTTATGCCAACAGGTGGAGTATCACTTGATAATGTTAAAGATTGGATAAAAGCAGGAGCAGTAGCAGTAGGAACTGGTGGAGATTTAACTCGTGGAGCTAAAACAGGAGATTACAAATTAGTAACTGAAACTGCTGCTAAATTTGTTGAAGCAGTTAAAAAAGCAAGAGCGTAG
- a CDS encoding mannitol dehydrogenase family protein — translation MKLEQNELKNFEFWEEHAFELPKYDIGKMIKDTKEKPEWLHFGAGNIFRAFPAVICQELLNKGILNTGIIVAEGYDYEIIEKSYKKFENLSILVTLKADGTLEKKVIASIAESLCVDRNNLHDFNRLKEIFRAKTLKMVSFTITEKGYSLKNGNGEFLKDVDKDFENEPTKATSYIGKLTALCYERFKNGGLPLTLASMDNCSHNGTKLENAITTFAKRWTENKMVESEFLTYVTQNLSYPWSMIDKITPRPAESVIKMLSEIGIEDTEVIMTSKNTYIAPFVNAEQPQYLVIEDNFKNGRLPLDKAGVIYADKETVDKVEKMKVCTCLNPLHTALAIYGCLLSYNKISDEMKDNELVTLIENIGYVEGLPVVVDPGIMSPKDFIDEVMKVRLPNPFMPDTPQRIVCDTSQKLGIRFGETIKAYINNPDLDVKNLTFIPLAIAGWCRYLMAIDDAGNGFELSPDPMLKSLTNIIKNIKMGETKNVHKYLTLILSNESIFGVNLYEIGLGAKIEDYFKELSNGKGAVRLTLKKYCNSKI, via the coding sequence TTGAAACTTGAACAAAATGAATTAAAGAATTTTGAATTTTGGGAAGAACATGCTTTTGAATTGCCTAAGTACGACATAGGTAAGATGATAAAAGATACTAAAGAAAAGCCTGAATGGTTACATTTTGGAGCAGGAAATATATTTCGTGCTTTCCCGGCTGTCATTTGTCAAGAATTATTAAATAAAGGTATATTAAATACCGGCATAATAGTTGCTGAAGGATATGATTATGAAATAATTGAAAAAAGTTATAAAAAATTCGAGAATCTAAGTATTTTAGTAACTTTAAAAGCTGATGGAACATTAGAAAAAAAAGTAATTGCAAGTATTGCAGAATCATTATGTGTAGATAGAAACAATTTACACGATTTTAATAGATTAAAAGAAATATTTAGAGCTAAGACCTTAAAAATGGTTTCATTTACAATTACAGAAAAAGGATATAGCTTGAAAAATGGTAATGGCGAATTTTTAAAAGATGTTGATAAAGATTTTGAAAATGAACCCACAAAAGCTACGAGTTATATTGGAAAGCTTACAGCATTATGTTACGAAAGATTTAAAAATGGAGGATTGCCATTGACATTAGCGAGCATGGATAATTGTTCGCATAATGGTACAAAACTTGAAAATGCTATAACTACATTTGCAAAACGCTGGACAGAAAATAAGATGGTAGAATCTGAATTTTTAACTTATGTAACACAGAATTTATCTTATCCTTGGAGCATGATAGATAAAATAACCCCAAGACCTGCAGAGTCAGTTATAAAAATGTTGAGTGAGATTGGGATTGAGGATACAGAAGTAATTATGACTTCGAAAAATACATATATAGCGCCATTTGTTAATGCAGAGCAGCCACAATATTTAGTTATCGAAGATAATTTTAAAAATGGTCGTCTTCCACTTGATAAAGCTGGTGTTATCTATGCAGATAAAGAAACTGTTGATAAAGTAGAAAAAATGAAAGTTTGTACTTGCTTAAATCCTCTCCATACGGCGCTTGCTATTTATGGATGTTTATTATCTTATAATAAAATATCAGATGAGATGAAAGATAATGAACTTGTAACATTAATAGAGAATATAGGATACGTGGAAGGATTACCGGTTGTTGTGGACCCGGGTATTATGTCTCCTAAAGACTTTATAGATGAGGTGATGAAGGTACGGCTTCCAAATCCATTTATGCCAGATACGCCACAAAGAATTGTTTGTGATACTTCACAAAAATTGGGTATACGGTTTGGTGAGACCATTAAGGCTTATATTAATAATCCTGATTTAGATGTTAAAAATCTAACATTTATACCACTTGCTATAGCAGGATGGTGTCGTTATCTAATGGCTATAGATGACGCAGGAAATGGTTTTGAATTAAGTCCAGATCCCATGCTAAAATCATTAACAAATATAATAAAAAACATTAAAATGGGTGAAACTAAAAATGTTCATAAGTATCTAACTTTGATTTTATCTAATGAATCAATTTTTGGTGTTAATTTATATGAAATAGGACTAGGAGCAAAAATTGAAGATTACTTTAAAGAATTGAGTAATGGTAAAGGTGCTGTTCGTCTTACATTAAAAAAATACTGTAACTCTAAAATATAG
- the add gene encoding adenosine deaminase: MKYKDLPKIDLHCHLDGSVRPETIIDIARSEDIKIPYYDVYNITKELTAPEECKSLDEYLKRFVIPNLVMQSKESLRRITFELLEDCVKENVKYIEVRFAPLLHVNKGLTISDVIESVIAGIKDAEERYDIKGNVILCCMRFMSADKAVEVVKAGAKYISKGVVAIDLCGAEDDGFCKKFIEPMALARKYGYRVTIHAGETGIGKNVLEAVELLGAERIGHGVFIKDCIEAYNIVKDKKITLEICLTSNIQTKAVDEACNHPIYNFYNDGIKVTVNTDNRTVSNTNMTKECEVLFNEFNITFNDYKQIYLNSVNAAFVDLETKEVLRSYI; encoded by the coding sequence ATGAAATATAAAGATTTACCAAAAATTGATTTGCATTGTCATTTAGATGGCAGTGTTAGGCCGGAAACAATAATTGACATAGCAAGAAGCGAGGATATAAAAATCCCGTATTATGATGTTTATAATATCACAAAAGAATTGACTGCTCCAGAGGAATGCAAGTCCCTCGATGAATATTTAAAAAGATTTGTAATTCCTAATTTAGTAATGCAATCAAAAGAAAGTTTGAGAAGAATTACATTTGAACTTCTTGAGGATTGTGTTAAAGAAAATGTAAAATATATTGAAGTTAGGTTTGCACCATTACTTCATGTAAATAAGGGATTAACTATAAGTGATGTAATAGAGAGTGTAATAGCTGGAATTAAAGACGCAGAAGAGAGATATGATATAAAGGGAAATGTAATACTTTGTTGCATGAGATTTATGTCTGCAGATAAAGCAGTTGAAGTTGTAAAAGCTGGCGCAAAATATATATCTAAAGGAGTAGTTGCTATAGATTTGTGTGGAGCTGAAGATGATGGATTTTGCAAAAAGTTCATAGAACCTATGGCACTAGCTAGAAAATATGGGTATAGAGTAACTATCCATGCAGGTGAAACAGGAATAGGTAAAAATGTGCTGGAAGCAGTGGAACTTTTAGGAGCAGAAAGAATTGGCCATGGAGTATTTATTAAAGATTGTATTGAGGCTTACAATATTGTAAAAGATAAAAAAATAACTCTTGAAATATGTCTAACAAGTAATATTCAAACTAAGGCTGTTGATGAAGCATGTAACCACCCAATTTATAATTTTTATAATGATGGAATAAAAGTAACGGTAAACACTGACAATAGGACTGTATCAAACACAAACATGACTAAGGAATGCGAAGTTTTATTTAATGAATTTAACATTACTTTTAATGATTATAAACAAATATACCTTAATAGTGTAAATGCAGCTTTTGTTGACTTAGAAACAAAGGAAGTCTTAAGAAGTTATATTTAA
- the uxaC gene encoding glucuronate isomerase: MKKFMDENFLLSNDTAISLYNDYAKDMPIIDYHCHLSPKEIYDNKRFKNITEAWLYGDHYKWRAMRSNGIDEKYITGNGSDLEKFMAWAKTLPMAIGNPLYHWTHLELQRYFGIHEVLNEKTAPAIWEKVNILLNGEGFGARDLIEKSNVKALCTTDDPIDSLEYHIKLKEDTKFTVKVLPAFRPDKGLQINKDAFLPWVKKLEEVSKINIKNYGEFLKALESRVRFFHEVGCRISDHAMDSITYMEASKEEVSNIFAKILKGETASADEESKYRTFTLQFLGKLYSELKWTMQLHLAAQRNNNTKMLKQLGPDTGFDSINDEQVAYPLSRLLDSLENSNSLPKTILYTLNPKDNYVLSTMLGNFQGTEVPGKIQFGAAWWFLDNKEGMIEQMKVLANTGLLSRFVGMLTDSRSFLSYTRHEYFRRILCNLIGEWVENGEFPDDRELLGNIVQGICYNNAKQYFGIDC; this comes from the coding sequence ATGAAAAAATTTATGGATGAAAACTTTTTATTATCTAATGACACAGCGATAAGTTTGTATAATGATTATGCAAAAGATATGCCTATTATTGATTACCATTGTCATCTAAGTCCAAAAGAAATATATGATAACAAAAGATTTAAAAATATAACTGAAGCTTGGCTATATGGAGATCATTATAAATGGAGAGCTATGAGAAGTAATGGTATAGATGAAAAATACATTACTGGAAATGGTAGCGATCTTGAAAAATTTATGGCATGGGCTAAAACATTGCCAATGGCGATAGGTAATCCTCTTTATCACTGGACACATTTAGAACTTCAAAGATATTTTGGAATACATGAGGTCCTAAACGAAAAGACTGCTCCAGCTATTTGGGAAAAGGTAAATATATTACTTAATGGAGAAGGATTTGGCGCAAGAGATTTAATTGAAAAGTCAAATGTTAAAGCTTTATGTACAACTGATGATCCAATAGATTCACTAGAGTATCATATAAAACTTAAAGAGGATACGAAATTTACTGTAAAGGTTTTACCAGCATTTAGGCCTGATAAGGGACTTCAAATAAATAAAGATGCCTTCCTTCCATGGGTAAAGAAACTTGAAGAAGTATCTAAAATAAATATTAAAAACTATGGTGAGTTCTTAAAAGCTCTAGAATCAAGAGTGAGATTTTTCCATGAAGTTGGATGTAGAATATCAGATCATGCAATGGATAGCATAACATATATGGAAGCTTCAAAAGAAGAAGTGTCTAACATATTTGCGAAAATATTAAAGGGTGAGACTGCAAGTGCTGATGAAGAAAGTAAATACAGAACATTTACTCTACAATTTTTAGGTAAATTATATTCTGAGCTTAAATGGACAATGCAGCTTCATCTTGCAGCGCAAAGAAATAATAATACAAAAATGCTTAAACAGCTAGGACCAGATACTGGATTTGATTCTATTAACGATGAGCAAGTTGCTTATCCTTTATCAAGATTATTGGATTCATTAGAAAACAGTAACTCGCTTCCTAAAACAATATTATACACTTTGAATCCGAAAGATAATTATGTTTTAAGTACAATGCTTGGAAACTTCCAAGGAACTGAAGTTCCAGGAAAAATACAATTTGGTGCTGCTTGGTGGTTCTTAGATAATAAAGAGGGCATGATAGAACAAATGAAAGTGCTTGCTAATACTGGATTATTAAGCCGTTTCGTAGGAATGTTAACTGATTCAAGAAGTTTCTTATCTTATACAAGACATGAATACTTTAGAAGAATATTATGCAATTTAATTGGTGAATGGGTTGAAAATGGAGAATTCCCAGATGATAGAGAACTTTTAGGAAATATTGTTCAAGGAATATGTTATAACAATGCAAAACAATACTTTGGAATAGATTGTTAA
- a CDS encoding sugar kinase: protein MDVITFGESMVLFGPDSSGPLRYVQNFNKSIAGAESNVAIALAKLGHQVGWFSKLGDDEFGRYIQTTIRGEGVDVSRVIFEPGKNTGILFKERFMHSNPNVYYYRKGSAASTLRPEELDAAYIKNTKILHITGITPALSESCKKTLFKAIEIAKSNNVLVSFDPNIRLKLWNQEEAVPVLLEIAKQSDIIFPGIDEGEMLLGLTKPEDIAQGFMDMGCNIVAVKLGKEGCYVTDSVNQLYVNSYRCENPQDTVGAGDGFAAGFLSGMLSKLDLRGCAEHANGVGAMAVLVKGDMEGYPNNEQLMAFIGKTKTIER from the coding sequence ATGGATGTAATTACTTTTGGAGAGTCTATGGTCTTATTTGGTCCAGATTCTTCGGGGCCATTAAGATATGTTCAGAATTTCAATAAATCTATAGCAGGTGCTGAGTCTAATGTTGCAATAGCACTTGCAAAACTTGGACATCAGGTTGGTTGGTTTTCAAAACTTGGAGACGACGAATTCGGAAGATACATTCAAACTACAATAAGAGGCGAAGGCGTAGATGTGTCCAGAGTAATTTTTGAGCCTGGTAAAAATACAGGCATATTATTTAAGGAAAGATTTATGCATTCTAATCCTAATGTATATTATTATAGAAAAGGGTCGGCAGCGAGTACATTGAGGCCTGAGGAATTAGATGCAGCATATATTAAAAATACAAAAATACTTCATATTACGGGTATAACACCTGCACTTTCTGAGAGTTGCAAAAAAACTTTATTTAAGGCTATAGAAATTGCAAAAAGTAATAATGTTTTGGTGTCTTTTGACCCTAATATTAGACTTAAATTATGGAACCAGGAAGAGGCAGTGCCAGTTTTACTCGAAATTGCAAAACAGTCAGATATAATCTTCCCAGGGATTGATGAAGGGGAAATGCTCCTTGGGCTTACAAAACCTGAAGATATTGCACAAGGTTTTATGGATATGGGATGTAATATTGTAGCTGTAAAACTTGGAAAAGAAGGCTGTTATGTAACCGATTCAGTAAATCAACTATATGTAAATTCATATAGATGTGAAAACCCACAGGATACTGTTGGTGCTGGTGATGGATTTGCTGCAGGTTTTCTTTCGGGGATGTTAAGCAAATTAGATTTAAGAGGATGCGCAGAACATGCAAATGGAGTTGGAGCTATGGCGGTCCTAGTAAAGGGAGACATGGAAGGTTATCCAAATAATGAACAACTTATGGCATTTATTGGAAAGACTAAAACGATCGAAAGATAG